From the Dermochelys coriacea isolate rDerCor1 chromosome 26, rDerCor1.pri.v4, whole genome shotgun sequence genome, one window contains:
- the ASTL gene encoding astacin-like metalloendopeptidase isoform X2: MGLPFGIWPIFIGLIWVAEALPTGGLGNSLQLRNPQHAIGMAGNPPASDEILNINQELIPPEAPESSFLLEGDIVKVSPFRVFSSASPKWPKRRGTVQIPYIISYKYDKPSVKIIKEAFADFAKFTCVKFVPYSYQRDFVSIMPMSGCFSSVGRTGGMQVVSLAPACLRRGKGVTLHELMHVVGFWHEHSRADRDKYISISWNEILTGFEINFMKSWNSNMLVNYDYSSVMHYGRYAFSMTGLPTIVPLSDPSVALGQRWNLSSSDIARVNKLYKCSLTEPESSTESTSQETITDFLSNELEPCPTEGENKVSTPSPTAGASSPGTKPPETVQSARRPSRQMTSAPRAGTEELMGRTAMDGEGLGVSLAERPIMELETFEPTRLSTHGMTYLETTGKSPPPHMEMGTLGAERKTPIPTEETSLLGTESIKEPNFTTVTAPPLGLAWLSEVTNHHGKAAEGLGTTKIPTDALSGLEFPELVSPATVAPVETRGTRLSDMRMAETKSIQGTELAYHSTYMAQKGPSPATEVGVVTLSSNQTPSLEIQTELATAEITSPSEESLGTYTAVSLSLGPIPPEQVSVTETSHPTSTEKWTTNLARLLSAKSITTRTRSAPSWETPSVETETLTVRYATEETSLRPPVQNWTSSPTKQGNWPASSQAYSPGSHEQSTLAIPTSGITEIEPTEEMQLTSLSTSFEMVQNHTIHPVEIGMQGATTRQKKGTVLSSSGIETSYLAPPTKATTSMETQTELGFVEATKIKASYPDGSPSLTEGTYIPVTKVKDAKCATEAETLPVDWGSQASEPAEIGMQATKTNYRDKERVHINTLFPVGGTSPTAIGPTHTTPSLGASENPITNLPNAQPAESTRSETRNQAIFFTRRSPEMGVQEASNIPPNRRRGLTYTPASVLTSSTATELGFMEHPTREASGLETPVAQVSRPSEMVTTGVSPAWTEAKDQFSSSGTREATFIPMSRATEKLYSTQINKSPESASLPEVEIKEHSVSYRMEVGLVTLTPPQSRPRTALVPSIEMPKLTVPEKLTPVHTEPTTNQAQTGIKNTSPSLIGEGEMPSLQMEPTKTAYPTEGPSQLQASPQTFGSIEQRLKTSSKQQMHAAVSSGESLTPLEGIPTASMSACELCHSTKALSTQASETPTWRSEEAKGKTFPLPMGTTLPAENKSYMNTFAMEFSESPATELQTTEASLAQPHHSIHVEGTSFHMANPSEAVNTPQLATSETPTTHSILPWEPVDQVEYRKQMTWFPKTSPLNAEHSTKRTSLEDTAESGLVETTGTGMEAEEHGSPGERTSPALSEAPEVTFPPETSTTNSAEMGIQEAISTPRKRSRWVSHTAHSVERISLAATEPTYVMVPQEPGNPTISTEPGNQLRLSISSSRTEMGAQGFRGEPKKEGRSIPTVPSAGRIKSREVAPSLKSKVVLLQESRLRKSLFPWKQTQPFLGMKSTESVKTTEESPLLTEIWQLHQAQTGTNAPAMLSLRTEQATGAHPAREETSLPPPQLTPASPKSNKLISYRATPATSLSGEEAAPSILAVKRAPSTRTTNSSPQPLEESRTSHPVERGVQEAESHRKKGSENSHALARECLPAGTELSCKMVLAAKATGDEGMGIATHMQGTEGKVQHAAPATEGMLPVDTETTEGLATFSEVLGTQTTNAVEVGIIEAPSSPRKGGRGEMSRLTPTGMPAAAVKRHVEPSKVMTATGHLETQTISCTELATMMIPFSQRKSCLTTEETNSPMPEVVYGPFLEALTKPTTQAVLGLQGVQKSPRKQGRVSISAEGTKATHVMPSLGPWVSLETNPSSGTANTTSMGASLHNTSPVLSISTEMNGQEATSSHGPRKGGHPYAATPAGTWPVTRESEHRGHPTKGTLVQKTQSNSPHREGATETTSTQARAPNLSNTEEGTPIADTATEVMRSTRVMLLLEAPENKAASLREVAIKEETSSHREEGGLSTTQSLPSGTLSTETAEQVQSTQANEQMLSENWPTSHPEQGTGKPTTNTTQTGGENTHLPSRGGGPSLEAVTHWFDLAEGTSQGQASPHQTFSPTELQIETLSSQETPAMILHREEYGQNPMSPEGTQPTKTEALELLGLFTKTVSMQSPETPTQRLEVSVFDRKRGHGKPSPLSIETTLSAENETYMASSPKIALGMEALTGQTELGTAEVSLAQLLSSSTPAEGTSFPGAEATEAGNKVPSNGTETQTIRPGETRELMPMAKTPSAGTEATGQSYSTTVKAAETLSSPSERRGYTATGSYRKKNGEQAYTLPIGEWVSSAGSDITHASPLVWHPYYQTSLVSTVPVKTPFESGAPSPLGGIPPGEVEPTYIGSSLETQTASPPAGGNGGKYVSISREIITPVGHRDLGNEISALEQHSSLSEKWAFNTTKLANGELPTLQAQVHRENTTTRSAAGVMPTPGTKEAHSIKAIQLKQAFQKDPSDLFSVDPELLHLVGKRSLPDAEESPAPPHDSNPDLKVITLTHGHQKMQSPLLSNTLEKLRAKVLEAFQKQHALLPEFQVSPVTGLYPAAKEIRSVPWWLETRTSDSTPDRKHGLLKPRELLFTGRKKATSQTPFLLSAKAVQAPAPPAVDQPTAAPPQSGSGKRAHHSLSAQRATVQPGWQFCDFEKDLCSWQQSDTDDFDWILAGERPSARSEIGNLSEEIHYSPSRGGYISLKSPSARQTTGHKTSLISPILHRIGCIHFWYSPLGSAMGTINIYIKLADAPEWHRIWSAEGQQGTDWHQVGVEASESQKLQVMVEGVIGPDAGSDVGIDDLSVCVAECQRGCDELIALYKKGNEQQTK, translated from the exons AGTCCTTTCAGAGTGTTTTCATCTGCAAGCCCAAAATGGCCAAAGAGAAGAGGAACTGTCCAAATTCCCTACATCATCTCCTACAAATATG ACAAGCCTAGTGTGAAGATCATCAAAGAAGCATTTGCAGACTTCGCAAAGTTCACATGCGTCAAGTTTGTTCCATACTCGTACCAGAGAGATTTTGTCTCCATCATGCCGATGTCTGG GTGCTTCTCCAGCGTTGGACGCACTGGTGGAATGCAGGTGGTCTCCCTAGCACCTGCTTGCCTCAGAAGGGGGAAAGGGGTGACTCTGCACGAACTCATGCATGTGGTGGGTTTCTGGCATGAGCACTCCAGGGCTGACCGGGACAAGTACATTAGCATCTCCTGGAATGAAATCTTGACTG GCTTTGAAATTAACTTCATGAAATCCTGGAATAGCAACATGTTGGTGAATTATGACTATTCCTCAGTCATGCACTATGGCAG GTATGCCTTTAGTATGACAGGCTTGCCCACCATCGTACCACTCTCAGATCCTTCTGTTGCTCTTGGACAGAGGTGGAATCTGAGCAGTTCGGACATTGCCAGAGTCAACAAACTCTACAAATGTTCTCTGACTGAACCAg AAAGCTCAACGGAAAGTACCAGCCAAGAGACTATAACGGACTTCCTCTCGAATGAGCTGGAACCTTGCCCaacagaaggggaaaacaaagtatccaccccctctcccactgCAGGAGCCTCCTCTCCAGGAACCAAACCCCCTGAAACAGTCCAATCTGCAAGGAGGCCCTCTAGACAAATGACAAGTGCACCCAGAGCAGGGACAGAAGAGCTCATGGGCAGAACTGCAATGGATGGTGAAGGCCTAGGTGTCTCACTGGCTGAACGCCCTATAATGGAGTTGGAGACATTTGAACCTACAAGGCTGTCTACTCATGGCATGACTTATCTGGAGACTACTGGGAAGTCCCCTCCACCTCACATGGAAATGGGGACTCTAGGTGCTGAGAGGAAAACTCCGATTCCTACAGAGGAAACTTCACTCCTGGGAACAGAATCCATTAAAGAGCCCAACTTTACTACAGTAACAGCCCCTCCTCTAGGACTTGCTTGGCTCTCTGAAGTGACAAATCACCATGGGAAGGCAGCAGAGGGACTAGGTACTACTAAAATTCCTACAGATGCTCTTTCAGGGCTTGAATTCCCAGAACTGGTATCTCCTGCTACAGTAGCCCCTGTGGAGACCAGGGGCACCAGGCTAAGTGATATGAGAATGGCAGAGACTAAAAGCATCCAAGGAACAGAACTGGCCTATCACTCTACCTATATGGCACAGAAGGGGCCCTCTCCAGCAACTGAAGTTGGAGTGGTGACCTTGTCTTCAAACCAAACACCGTCTCTGGAGATTCAAACTGAGTTGGCCACAGCAGAGATCACTAGCCCCTCAGAGGAGAGTTTAGGGACCTATACAGCAGTATCTTTATCTCTGGGACCAATCCCCCCTGAGCAAGTAAGTGTCACAGAAACCTCACATCCAACCAGCACTGAGAAATGGACCACTAACCTAGCCAGACTGCTGAGTGCCAAATCCATAACCACCAGGACCAGATCTGCCCCAAGTTGGGAGACTCCATCTGTAGAAACAGAGACTCTCACTGTGAGGTATGCTACAGAGGAGACATCTCTGCGACCCCCTGTACAGAACTGGACCAGCAGCCCAACTAAGCAGGGAAACTGGCCTGCAAGCAGCCAGGCATACAGCCCAGGGAGTCATGAGCAAAGCACCCTTGCCATTCCTACCAGTGGCATTACAGAGATTGAGCCCACAGAAGAGATGCAACTTACATCATTAAGTACCTCCTTTGAGATGGTTCAGAACCACACTATCCACCCAGTGGAAATAGGCATGCAGGGGGCCACAACTAGGCAGAAAAAAGGTACAGTCTTGTCTTCATCAGGAATTGAAACCTCCTATCTAGCACCTCCTACAAAAGCTACCACCTCCATGGAGACCCAAACTGAGCTGGGATTTGTAGAAGCCACAAAAATCAAAGCCAGCTACCCAGATGGCTCTCCTAGCTTAACAGAAGGGACTTACATTCCAGTGACCAAAGTGAAAGATGCTAAGTGTGCTACAGAAGCAGAGACCCTTCCAGTGGACTGGGGCTCCCAAGCCTCTGAACCAGCTGAGATTGGCATGCAAGCAACTAAAACCAACTACAGAGATAAAGAGAGGGTGCACATTAATACATTATTTCCTGTTGGAGGAACATCACCCACAGCAATTGGACCCACACACACAACACCCTCTCTAGGGGCTTCTGAAAACCCAATAACAAACCTACCCAATGCACAACCTGCAGAATCCACAAGAAGTGAGACTAGAAACCAAGCAATCTTCTTCACCAGAAGATCACCTGAGATGGGGGTACAAGAAGCCAGTAACATTCCTCCAAACAGAAGGAGAGGACTAACATATACACCTGCTTCTGTGTTAACATCCTCCACAGCAACTGAACTTGGATTCATGGAACATCCTACAAGGGAAGCATCAGGCCTGGAAACTCCAGTGGCTCAAGTCAGCAGACCAAGTGAGATGGTAACTACAGGAGTTTCACCTGCTTGGACAGAAGCTAAAGACCAATTTAGCTCTTCTGGAACAAGGGAGGCAACTTTCATTCCAATGAGCAGAGCTACAGAAAAGCTGTATTCTACCCAGATTAACAAGTCTCCAGAGTCTGCCAGCCTACCTGAAGTGGAGATAAAGGAACACAGTGTCAGTTACAGGATGGAGGTAGGACTAGTCACACTTACCCCTCCACAGTCAAGACCAAGGACTGCACTGGTGCCATCTATAGAAATGCCTAAGCTGACAGTTCCTGAGAAATTGACCCCTGTCCATACTGAACCCACAACTAACCAAGCCCAAACAGGTATAAAAAATACCAGTCCTTCCTTGATTGGTGAAGGTGAGATGCCTTCCTTACAAATGGAGCCCACCAAAACAGCATATCCTACAGAGGGACCTTCACAGCTGCAGGCTTCACCACAGACTTTTGGCTCAATTGAACAAAGACTCAAAACTTCAAGTAAGCAACAAATGCATGCAGCTGTGAGTTCTGGGGAAAGCCTGACACCCCTGGAAGGGATTCCTACAGCTTCCATGTCTGCATGTGAGCTGTGCCATTCTACAAAAGCTCTATCCACTCAAGCTTCTGAGACCCCTACGTGGAGATCAGAGGAGGCTAAAGGAAaaaccttccctctccccatggGAACAACACTGCCTGCAGAAAACAAAAGCTACATGAACACTTTTGCCATGGAATTTTCAGAGAGTCCTGCAACTGAGCTACAAACTACAGAAGCATCATTAGCTCAACCACATCACTCTATCCACGTAGAAGGAACAAGCTTTCACATGGCCAACCCATCAGAAGCTGTGAACACTCCACAGCTGGCCACTTCTGAGACACCAACCACTCACTCCATTCTCCCCTGGGAACCCGTAGACCAAGTAGAGTATAGAAAGCAAATGACTTGGTTCCCAAAGACAAGCCCACTGAATGCAGAGCATTCAACTAAAAGAACCTCTTTGGAGGATACTGCTGAGTCAGGGCTTGTGGAAACTACTGGCACTGGAATGGAAGCTGAAGAACATGGTTCTCCAGGAGAGAGAACCTCCCCTGCACTGAGTGAAGCCCCAGAAGTAACATTCCCTCCAGAGACTTCAACAACCAACTCGGCTGAAATGGGTATTCAGGAAGCAATAAGCACCCCTAGAAAGAGAAGCAGATGGGTCAGTCACACAGCTCACTCCGTAGAGAGAATTTCACTGGCTGCAACTGAACCAACATATGTAATGGTCCCTCAGGAACCTGGCAACCCAACAATCA GCACTGAACCTGGAAACCAGTTGAGATTGTCCATATCCAGCAGCAGAACTGAGATGGGAGCCCAAGGATTCAGAGGTGAGCCCAAGAAGGAAGGAAGATCCATCCCTACAGTCCCTTCTGCAGGAAGAATAAAGTCCCGAGAAGTGGCGCCATCTCTCAAGAGCAAAGTCGTGCTCCTTCAGGAAAGTAGGCTCAGGAAAAGCCTGTTCCCCTGGAAACAAACCCAGCCATTTTTGGGAATGAAGTCTACTGAATCAGTGAAAACCACAGAAGAATCTCCACTCCTTACTGAGATCTGGCAGCTGCACCAAGCACAGACAGGTACCAATGCTCCTGCTATGCTGTCTCTAAGAACAGAGCAGGCCACAGGGGCTCATCCTGCTAGGGAGGagacctctcttccccctccacaaCTGACTCCTGCCTCCCCTAAGTCAAACAAGCTTATAAGCTACAGAGCAACACCTGCCACAAGCCTCTCTGGAGAGGAGGCTGCACCAAGTATCTTGGCTGTCAAGAGAGCTCCCTCAACAAGAACTACCAATAGCAGCCCCCAACCTCTAGAAGAGAGCAGGACAAGCCACCCAGTTGAAAGGGGAGTACAGGAGGCTGAAAGCCATAGAAAGAAAGGTAGCGAGAACAGTCATGCTCTTGCCAGAGAGTGTTTGCCTGCAGGAACTGAACTGTCTTGTAAAATGGTGCTGGCTGCAAAAGCAACAGGGGATGAAGGGATGGGGATAGCAACACACATGCAAGGAACAGAAGGTAAAGTGCAGCATGCTGCCCCTGCAACAGAGGGGATGCTACCTGTGGACACTGAAACAACAGAAGGCTTGGCCACCTTTTCAGAGGTACTTGGGACTCAAACCACTAATGCTGTTGAGGTGGGTATAATAGAAGCCCCAAGCAGCCCCAGAAAAGGGGGCAGAGGAGAAATGTCTAGGCTGACTCCCACTggaatgccagcagcagcagttaagAGACATGTGGAACCTTCAAAAGTAATGACTGCCACAGGGCATCTTGAGACCCAAACCATCAGctgcacagagttggcaacaatgaTGATCCCATTCAGCCAAAGGAAAAGTTGTTTGACAACAGAAGAAACTAACTCGCCAATGCCTGAAGTGGTGTATGGACCATTCCTGGAGGCTCTGACCAAACCCACTACCCAAGCTGTGCTGGGGCTgcaaggagtccagaagagcCCTAGAAAGCAGGGTAGGGTGTCCATTTCTGCAGAGGGAACTAAAGCCACACATGTAATGCCCTCACTGGGGCCTTGGGTGTCTCTAGAAACAAATCCAAGCTCTGGGACAGCAAATACTACAAGCATGGGTGCTAGTCTCCACAATACCTCACCTGTTCTCAGCATATCAACTGAGATGAATGGGCAAGAAGCCACAAGCAGCCATGGACCGAGAAAGGGAGGTCACCCCTATGCTGCCACTCCTGCTGGCACGTGGCCTGTAACAAGGGAGTCAGAACACAGAGGGCATCCCACCAAAGGAACCCTTGTTCAGAAGACCCAATCCAACAGTCCACATAGGGAAGGCGCTACAGAAACCACATCAACTCAGGCCAGAGCCCCAAACCTCTCTAACACTGAAGAGGGAACTCCCATTGCAGACACAGCTACTGAAGTCATGCGTTCCACCAGGGtgatgctgctgctggaggctcCTGAAAATAAGGCTGCTAGCCTAAGAGAGGTGGCAATAAAGGAAGAAACTAGCAGTCACAGAGAGGAAGGTGGCCTGTCTACTACCCAGTCTCTGCCTTCAGGCACCCTAAGCACTGAAACTGCTGAGCAAGTGCAGTCTACACAAGCAAATGAGCAGATGCTTTCTGAGAACTGGCCCACCAGTCACCCTGAACAGGGGACAGGCAAACCCACAACTAACACAACCCAAACAGGTGGAGAAAATACCCATTTACCCTCAAGGGGTGGGGGGCCTTCCCTAGAAGCAGTGACCCACTGGTTTGATCTTGCAGAGGGCACCTCACAGGGGCAGGCTTCACCACACCAAACTTTCAGCCCAACTGAACTTCAAATAGAAACTCTAAGCAGCCAAGAAACACCTGCCATGATCCTCCACAGGGAAGAATATGGCCAAAACCCTATGTCCCCAGAAGGGACACAACCCACAAAAACGGAAGCTTTAGAACTACTAGGGCTTTTTACAAAGACTGTATCCATGCAGTCTCCTGAGACCCCAACACAGAGACTAGAGGTCAGTGTCTTCGACAGAAAGAGAGGGCATGGAAAACCCTCTCCTCTCTCCATAGAAACAACACTGTCTGCAGAAAATGAGACTTACATGGCATCTTCTCCCAAGATAGCACTTGGTATGGAAGCTCTGACAGGTCAAACTGAGCTGGGAACTGCAGAAGTTTCACTAGCCCAGCTGCTTAGCTCTTCTACACCTGCAGAGGGAACTAGCtttcctggggctgaagcaacagaagctgggaataaagTTCCCAGCAACGGTACAGAAACTCAAACCATACGCCCAGGTGAGACCAGGGAACTAATGCCAATGGCAAAGACTCCATCTGCAGGAACTGAAGCCACAGGACAGTCTTATTCCACCACAGTGAAGGCTGCTGAGACCCTTAGCAGCCCAAGTGAGAGGAGGGGGTACACAGCCACAGGTAGCTatagaaagaaaaatggagaacAAGCCTATACGCTTCCAATAGGAGAATGGGTATCTTCTGCAGGAAGTGACATAACTCATGCCAGTCCTCTTGTGTGGCATCCCTACTACCAAACTTCACTGGTTTCCACAGTGCCTGTGAAGACTCCATTTGAGTCTGGAGCTCCATCTCCTCTAGGAGGAATTCCACCTGGAGAAGTGGAACCTACATATATTGGATCTTCCCTTGAGACCCAAACTGCAAGCCCACCAGCAGGGGGTAATGGTGGGAAATATGTCTCCATCAGCAGAGAGATTATAACACCAGTGGGTCACAGGGATCTGGGAAATGAAATCTCTGCCCTAGAACAGCACTCCAGTCTATCTGAGAAATGGGCTTTCAACACCACCAAACTGGCCAATGGTGAACTGCCAACCCTACAAGCACAGGTTCACAGAGAGAACACTACCACCAGATCTGCAGCAGGAGTGATGCCAACCCCAGGCACTAAAGAAGCACATAGCATAAAAGCGATTCAATTGAAACAGGCTTTTCAAAAGGACCCCAGTGACCTGTTTTCAGTGGACCCAGAGCTCCTACACCTTGTTGGCAAGAGGTCCTTGCCAGATGCAGAGGaaagcccagccccaccccatgaCAGCAATCCAGACCTCAAAGTGATTACTCTGACCCATGGACACCAAAAAATGCAGAGTCCCCTGCTTTCAAACACTCTAGAAAAACTAAGGGCAAAGGTTCTAGAAGCATTCCAAAAGCAGCATGCCCTGTTACCAGAGTTTCAAGTGTCCCCTGTCACTGGATTATATCCAGCTGCAAAAGAGATCAGGAGTGTTCCTTGGTGGCTTGAGACTCGTACCTCTGATTCCACTCCTGACCGTAAGCATGGGCTCCTCAAACCTAGAGAGCTTCTCTTCACAGGCAGGAAAAAAGCAACTAGCCAGACTCCATTCCTGCTTTCTGCCAAAGCCGTGCAGGCACCAGCACCCCCTGCCGTGGACCAACCTACTGCAGCTCCTCCGCAGTCTGGCTCTGGTAAACGTGCACACCACAGCCTATCAGCTCAAAGGGCTACAGTGCAGCCTGGCTGGCAGTTCTGTGATTTTGAGAAGGACTTGTGTAGCTG